A section of the Styela clava chromosome 9, kaStyClav1.hap1.2, whole genome shotgun sequence genome encodes:
- the LOC120338760 gene encoding uncharacterized protein LOC120338760 isoform X2 — MADGQQGQSGQQQFNANDYYLKQQAVRMLSAIQKGYNDNFQTAQVSMPNSQTGQQVSVYMNHQVGNSPLSQQQQQQHQQTQQQQQQQGHQQQQPTTSSHNVQHQQLQHQLQQVQQAQQQFQQMQQLAQMQQQFQQQYNTGGGSTSSNSSNLSISGGSSLTHDTSTFSPSRRGRKPTDKRKRKRHTFVKRPTTAYLYFVSKYRETLKEAGEVVPKAKIITQACAEKWRHMTEDEKEPFLELARRDRERWQQDKSLEKRPRDPNRPKRPPSAYFLFLADFRKSYPNKTDPAKEITKKAGEQWNGLSDMEKTPYYRNAQVERAKWELDLEAYKQSQKGNTSMNRGLTINSNQHVGSSSDVSSPSPGTNVTSMPNLMAGQANLMGGTISSVPVAESPSPVNAGLGQSMQQQQQQSPQGSSQTVYAYPTHHMLGGTQASNLQFHTAR, encoded by the exons atggtCAACAAGGACAGAGCGGCCAGCAGCAGTTCAATGCGAATGATTATTACTTGAAGCAGCAAGCTGTGCGGATGCTTAGTGCAATTCAAAAAGGAT ACAATGACAACTTCCAAACAGCACAGGTGTCAATGCCAAACAGTCAAACTGGCCAGCAGGTCTCTGTTTATATGAACCACCAG GTTGGTAACAGTCCACTGTCACAACAACAGCAGCAGCAACACCAacaaacacaacaacaacaacaacagcaggGACATCAACAGCAACAACCAACAACAAGTTCACACAACGTGCAGCATCAACAGTTACAACATCAGTTGCAGCAG GTACAGCAAGCCCAGCAGCAGTTTCAACAAATGCAGCAGCTAGCTCAAATGCAGCAACAGTTCCAACAACAATATAACACTGGTGGGGGAAGCACAAGTTCCAACAGTAGCAATCTTTCCATCAGTGGTGGATCAAGCCTAACACATGATACCTCAACGTTTTCCCCCTCAAGGAGGGGCCGAAAACCCACAGATAAACGCAAACGAAAGCGGCACACTTTTGTTAAGCGTCCAACAACCGCATACCTCTATTTTGTGTCCAAATACAGAGAAACTTTAAAAGAAGCAGGAGAAGTTGTTCCTAAA GCCAAGATTATAACACAAGCATGTGCGGAGAAATGGCGGCACATGACAGAAGATGAGAAGGAGCCATTCTTAGAGCTGGCACGACGAGATAGAGAACGGTGGCAACAAGACAAGTCGTTAGAAAAAAGGCCTCGGGATCCAAACAGACCAAAACGACCACCCTCTgcttatttcttatttttagcaGATTTTCGGAAGTCATATCCTAACAAGACAGATCCAGCAAAG GAAATTACCAAGAAAGCAGGAGAACAATGGAATGGCCTTTCAGACATGGAAAAGACGCCATATTACCGAAATGCTCAAGTAGAACGAGCGAAATGGGAGTTAGATTTAGAGGCGTACAAGCAGTCG CAAAAAGGAAATACTTCAATGAATAGAGGTTTGACCATCAATTCGAACCAACATGTTGGTTCTTCATCGGACGTTTCATCGCCATCACCTGGAACAAATGTAACATCAATGCCTAATTTGATGGCAGGACAAGCCAACTTGATGGGTGGCACAATTTCATCCGTACCCGTAGCAGAATCGCCATCACCTGTTAACGCTGGTTTGGGTCAGTCAATGCAGCAGCAACAGCAGCAGTCACCTCAGGGCTCTTCTCAGACTGTTTATGCATATCCTACACACCACATGCTCGGTGGTACTCAGGCCTCAAATTTACAG TTTCACACTGCAAGATGA
- the LOC120338760 gene encoding uncharacterized protein LOC120338760 isoform X1 has protein sequence MADGQQGQSGQQQFNANDYYLKQQAVRMLSAIQKGYNDNFQTAQVSMPNSQTGQQVSVYMNHQVGNSPLSQQQQQQHQQTQQQQQQQGHQQQQPTTSSHNVQHQQLQHQLQQVQQAQQQFQQMQQLAQMQQQFQQQYNTGGGSTSSNSSNLSISGGSSLTHDTSTFSPSRRGRKPTDKRKRKRHTFVKRPTTAYLYFVSKYRETLKEAGEVVPKAKIITQACAEKWRHMTEDEKEPFLELARRDRERWQQDKSLEKRPRDPNRPKRPPSAYFLFLADFRKSYPNKTDPAKEITKKAGEQWNGLSDMEKTPYYRNAQVERAKWELDLEAYKQSQSLGTHKQEVAAWKELQKGNTSMNRGLTINSNQHVGSSSDVSSPSPGTNVTSMPNLMAGQANLMGGTISSVPVAESPSPVNAGLGQSMQQQQQQSPQGSSQTVYAYPTHHMLGGTQASNLQFHTAR, from the exons atggtCAACAAGGACAGAGCGGCCAGCAGCAGTTCAATGCGAATGATTATTACTTGAAGCAGCAAGCTGTGCGGATGCTTAGTGCAATTCAAAAAGGAT ACAATGACAACTTCCAAACAGCACAGGTGTCAATGCCAAACAGTCAAACTGGCCAGCAGGTCTCTGTTTATATGAACCACCAG GTTGGTAACAGTCCACTGTCACAACAACAGCAGCAGCAACACCAacaaacacaacaacaacaacaacagcaggGACATCAACAGCAACAACCAACAACAAGTTCACACAACGTGCAGCATCAACAGTTACAACATCAGTTGCAGCAG GTACAGCAAGCCCAGCAGCAGTTTCAACAAATGCAGCAGCTAGCTCAAATGCAGCAACAGTTCCAACAACAATATAACACTGGTGGGGGAAGCACAAGTTCCAACAGTAGCAATCTTTCCATCAGTGGTGGATCAAGCCTAACACATGATACCTCAACGTTTTCCCCCTCAAGGAGGGGCCGAAAACCCACAGATAAACGCAAACGAAAGCGGCACACTTTTGTTAAGCGTCCAACAACCGCATACCTCTATTTTGTGTCCAAATACAGAGAAACTTTAAAAGAAGCAGGAGAAGTTGTTCCTAAA GCCAAGATTATAACACAAGCATGTGCGGAGAAATGGCGGCACATGACAGAAGATGAGAAGGAGCCATTCTTAGAGCTGGCACGACGAGATAGAGAACGGTGGCAACAAGACAAGTCGTTAGAAAAAAGGCCTCGGGATCCAAACAGACCAAAACGACCACCCTCTgcttatttcttatttttagcaGATTTTCGGAAGTCATATCCTAACAAGACAGATCCAGCAAAG GAAATTACCAAGAAAGCAGGAGAACAATGGAATGGCCTTTCAGACATGGAAAAGACGCCATATTACCGAAATGCTCAAGTAGAACGAGCGAAATGGGAGTTAGATTTAGAGGCGTACAAGCAGTCG CAATCTCTCGGTACACACAAACAAGAGGTTGCCGCTTGGAAAGAACTG CAAAAAGGAAATACTTCAATGAATAGAGGTTTGACCATCAATTCGAACCAACATGTTGGTTCTTCATCGGACGTTTCATCGCCATCACCTGGAACAAATGTAACATCAATGCCTAATTTGATGGCAGGACAAGCCAACTTGATGGGTGGCACAATTTCATCCGTACCCGTAGCAGAATCGCCATCACCTGTTAACGCTGGTTTGGGTCAGTCAATGCAGCAGCAACAGCAGCAGTCACCTCAGGGCTCTTCTCAGACTGTTTATGCATATCCTACACACCACATGCTCGGTGGTACTCAGGCCTCAAATTTACAG TTTCACACTGCAAGATGA
- the LOC120338760 gene encoding uncharacterized protein LOC120338760 isoform X3 → MLSAIQKGYNDNFQTAQVSMPNSQTGQQVSVYMNHQVGNSPLSQQQQQQHQQTQQQQQQQGHQQQQPTTSSHNVQHQQLQHQLQQVQQAQQQFQQMQQLAQMQQQFQQQYNTGGGSTSSNSSNLSISGGSSLTHDTSTFSPSRRGRKPTDKRKRKRHTFVKRPTTAYLYFVSKYRETLKEAGEVVPKAKIITQACAEKWRHMTEDEKEPFLELARRDRERWQQDKSLEKRPRDPNRPKRPPSAYFLFLADFRKSYPNKTDPAKEITKKAGEQWNGLSDMEKTPYYRNAQVERAKWELDLEAYKQSQSLGTHKQEVAAWKELQKGNTSMNRGLTINSNQHVGSSSDVSSPSPGTNVTSMPNLMAGQANLMGGTISSVPVAESPSPVNAGLGQSMQQQQQQSPQGSSQTVYAYPTHHMLGGTQASNLQFHTAR, encoded by the exons ATGCTTAGTGCAATTCAAAAAGGAT ACAATGACAACTTCCAAACAGCACAGGTGTCAATGCCAAACAGTCAAACTGGCCAGCAGGTCTCTGTTTATATGAACCACCAG GTTGGTAACAGTCCACTGTCACAACAACAGCAGCAGCAACACCAacaaacacaacaacaacaacaacagcaggGACATCAACAGCAACAACCAACAACAAGTTCACACAACGTGCAGCATCAACAGTTACAACATCAGTTGCAGCAG GTACAGCAAGCCCAGCAGCAGTTTCAACAAATGCAGCAGCTAGCTCAAATGCAGCAACAGTTCCAACAACAATATAACACTGGTGGGGGAAGCACAAGTTCCAACAGTAGCAATCTTTCCATCAGTGGTGGATCAAGCCTAACACATGATACCTCAACGTTTTCCCCCTCAAGGAGGGGCCGAAAACCCACAGATAAACGCAAACGAAAGCGGCACACTTTTGTTAAGCGTCCAACAACCGCATACCTCTATTTTGTGTCCAAATACAGAGAAACTTTAAAAGAAGCAGGAGAAGTTGTTCCTAAA GCCAAGATTATAACACAAGCATGTGCGGAGAAATGGCGGCACATGACAGAAGATGAGAAGGAGCCATTCTTAGAGCTGGCACGACGAGATAGAGAACGGTGGCAACAAGACAAGTCGTTAGAAAAAAGGCCTCGGGATCCAAACAGACCAAAACGACCACCCTCTgcttatttcttatttttagcaGATTTTCGGAAGTCATATCCTAACAAGACAGATCCAGCAAAG GAAATTACCAAGAAAGCAGGAGAACAATGGAATGGCCTTTCAGACATGGAAAAGACGCCATATTACCGAAATGCTCAAGTAGAACGAGCGAAATGGGAGTTAGATTTAGAGGCGTACAAGCAGTCG CAATCTCTCGGTACACACAAACAAGAGGTTGCCGCTTGGAAAGAACTG CAAAAAGGAAATACTTCAATGAATAGAGGTTTGACCATCAATTCGAACCAACATGTTGGTTCTTCATCGGACGTTTCATCGCCATCACCTGGAACAAATGTAACATCAATGCCTAATTTGATGGCAGGACAAGCCAACTTGATGGGTGGCACAATTTCATCCGTACCCGTAGCAGAATCGCCATCACCTGTTAACGCTGGTTTGGGTCAGTCAATGCAGCAGCAACAGCAGCAGTCACCTCAGGGCTCTTCTCAGACTGTTTATGCATATCCTACACACCACATGCTCGGTGGTACTCAGGCCTCAAATTTACAG TTTCACACTGCAAGATGA